The Agromyces marinus genome window below encodes:
- a CDS encoding ABC transporter permease, producing MTETTAPVRANVVRDTKNVFVRELRPTLRDPFTLIFSLLQPLVFLGLFAPLLIGQSGQPAGATLQWFVPGVLVMIVLFGTGATGSNLQYEMMTGSHERTLVAPLSRASLLIGRALKEVAPIVVQSIVIVLIAWPFGFRVDPAGLVAGLALLAVFGVGLGALSYALALATKDREWLFWGVQQSLIFPLLILSGMLLPLDAGPEWMRAIAAVNPVNWVVQAERALFAGDFGAIEIAWGWVAALAVAVVGLWVGIRAMRRSS from the coding sequence ATGACCGAGACCACCGCACCCGTGCGCGCGAACGTCGTGCGCGACACCAAGAACGTGTTCGTGCGCGAACTGCGCCCCACACTGCGCGACCCGTTCACGCTCATCTTCAGCCTGCTGCAGCCGCTCGTCTTCCTCGGGCTGTTCGCGCCGCTGCTCATCGGCCAGTCCGGGCAGCCAGCCGGCGCGACCCTGCAGTGGTTCGTGCCGGGCGTGCTCGTGATGATCGTGCTGTTCGGCACCGGCGCGACCGGGTCCAACCTGCAGTACGAGATGATGACCGGCTCGCACGAGCGCACCCTCGTCGCACCGCTCTCGCGCGCTTCGCTGCTCATCGGGCGCGCGCTGAAGGAGGTCGCGCCGATCGTCGTCCAGTCGATCGTGATCGTGCTCATCGCCTGGCCGTTCGGGTTCCGGGTCGACCCGGCCGGGCTCGTCGCCGGGCTCGCACTGCTCGCCGTGTTCGGTGTGGGGCTGGGCGCGCTCAGCTACGCGCTCGCGCTCGCGACGAAGGACCGGGAATGGCTGTTCTGGGGGGTGCAGCAGTCGCTCATCTTCCCGCTGCTGATCCTCTCGGGAATGCTCCTGCCGCTCGACGCCGGCCCCGAGTGGATGCGAGCGATCGCCGCGGTGAACCCCGTCAACTGGGTCGTGCAGGCCGAGCGGGCGCTGTTCGCGGGCGACTTCGGCGCGATCGAGATCGCGTGGGGGTGGGTCGCCGCGCTCGCCGTGGCGGTCGTCGGGCTCTGGGTCGGCATCCGGGCGATGCGCCGGTCGAGCTGA